A single Polyodon spathula isolate WHYD16114869_AA chromosome 6, ASM1765450v1, whole genome shotgun sequence DNA region contains:
- the LOC121317374 gene encoding cyclin-C isoform X1, with translation MLNDNATLDNVLTVNQTGENKDCIMFECHLMILLVLFSLQWILDKQDLIKERQKDLKFLAEEEYWKLQIFFANVIQALGEHLKLRQQVIATATVYFKRFYARYSLKSIDPVLMAPTCVFLASKVEEFGVVSNTRLISAATSVLKTRFSYAFPKEFPYRMNHILECEFYLLELMDCCLIVYHPYRPLLQYVQDMGQEDMLLPLAWRIVNDTYRTDLCLLYPPFMIALACLHVACVVQQKDARQWFAELSVDMEKILEIIRVILKLYDQWKNFDDRKEMAAILNKMPKPKPPPNSETDQSSNGNQSSSYNQS, from the exons ATGCTGAACGATAATGCTACATTAGACAATGTTTTAACAGTTAACCAAACTGGGGAAAATAAGGATTGTATCATGTTTGAATGCCACTTGATGATATTGCTGGTCCTTTTTAGTTTGCAGTGGATCCTTGACAAACAGGATTTGATAAAAGAACGCCAGAAGGACCTGAAGTTTTTGGCAGAAGAAGAATATTGgaaattgcagattttttttgcCAATG TTATTCAAGCTTTAGGAGAACACCTGAAGCTTAGACAACAGGTTATAGCAACTGCTACTGTATACTTTAAGAGATTCTATGCCAG ATATTCACTTAAAAGTATAGATCCGGTTCTCATGGCTCCAACCTGTGTGTTCTTGGCATCCAAAGTAGAG gaATTTGGTGTTGTCTCAAATACCCGATTGATATCCGCTGCTACATCTGTAT taaaaactagATTTTCATATGCCTTCCCAAAGGAATTCCCATACAGGATGAATCAT ATACTGGAATGTGAATTCTATCTATTAGAACTAATG GATTGCTGTTTGATTGTGTATCACCCTTATAGACCTCTTCTCCAGTATGTACAGGATATGGGGCAAGAGGACATGTTGCTTCCTCTAGCATG GAGGATTGTGAATGACACATATAGGACAGACCTCTGTCTCTTGTATCCACCATTTATGATTGCACTAG CCTGCTTACATGTTGCTTGTGTGGTGCAGCAAAAAGATGCAAGGCAGTGGTTTGCTGAGCTTTCTGTGGACATGGAAAAG ATCCTTGAGATAATCAGAGTTATTTTGAAGTTGTACGACCAGTGGAAGAACTTTGATGATAGAAAAGAAATGGCTGCTATTCTCAACAAGATGCCTAAACCAAAGCCTCCTCCAAACAG TGAGACTGATCAGAGTTCCAATGGAAATCAAAGCTCATCCTACAATCAATCGTAG
- the LOC121317374 gene encoding cyclin-C isoform X2, which produces MAGNFWQSSHYLQWILDKQDLIKERQKDLKFLAEEEYWKLQIFFANVIQALGEHLKLRQQVIATATVYFKRFYARYSLKSIDPVLMAPTCVFLASKVEEFGVVSNTRLISAATSVLKTRFSYAFPKEFPYRMNHILECEFYLLELMDCCLIVYHPYRPLLQYVQDMGQEDMLLPLAWRIVNDTYRTDLCLLYPPFMIALACLHVACVVQQKDARQWFAELSVDMEKILEIIRVILKLYDQWKNFDDRKEMAAILNKMPKPKPPPNSETDQSSNGNQSSSYNQS; this is translated from the exons ATGGCAGGGAACTTCTGGCAGAGCTCACACTA TTTGCAGTGGATCCTTGACAAACAGGATTTGATAAAAGAACGCCAGAAGGACCTGAAGTTTTTGGCAGAAGAAGAATATTGgaaattgcagattttttttgcCAATG TTATTCAAGCTTTAGGAGAACACCTGAAGCTTAGACAACAGGTTATAGCAACTGCTACTGTATACTTTAAGAGATTCTATGCCAG ATATTCACTTAAAAGTATAGATCCGGTTCTCATGGCTCCAACCTGTGTGTTCTTGGCATCCAAAGTAGAG gaATTTGGTGTTGTCTCAAATACCCGATTGATATCCGCTGCTACATCTGTAT taaaaactagATTTTCATATGCCTTCCCAAAGGAATTCCCATACAGGATGAATCAT ATACTGGAATGTGAATTCTATCTATTAGAACTAATG GATTGCTGTTTGATTGTGTATCACCCTTATAGACCTCTTCTCCAGTATGTACAGGATATGGGGCAAGAGGACATGTTGCTTCCTCTAGCATG GAGGATTGTGAATGACACATATAGGACAGACCTCTGTCTCTTGTATCCACCATTTATGATTGCACTAG CCTGCTTACATGTTGCTTGTGTGGTGCAGCAAAAAGATGCAAGGCAGTGGTTTGCTGAGCTTTCTGTGGACATGGAAAAG ATCCTTGAGATAATCAGAGTTATTTTGAAGTTGTACGACCAGTGGAAGAACTTTGATGATAGAAAAGAAATGGCTGCTATTCTCAACAAGATGCCTAAACCAAAGCCTCCTCCAAACAG TGAGACTGATCAGAGTTCCAATGGAAATCAAAGCTCATCCTACAATCAATCGTAG
- the LOC121317374 gene encoding cyclin-C isoform X3, producing MLNDNATLDNVLTVNQTGENKDCIMFECHLMILLVLFSLQWILDKQDLIKERQKDLKFLAEEEYWKLQIFFANVIQALGEHLKLRQQVIATATVYFKRFYARYSLKSIDPVLMAPTCVFLASKVEEFGVVSNTRLISAATSVLKTRFSYAFPKEFPYRMNHILECEFYLLELMDCCLIVYHPYRPLLQYVQDMGQEDMLLPLAWRIVNDTYRTDLCLLYPPFMIALAKRCKAVVC from the exons ATGCTGAACGATAATGCTACATTAGACAATGTTTTAACAGTTAACCAAACTGGGGAAAATAAGGATTGTATCATGTTTGAATGCCACTTGATGATATTGCTGGTCCTTTTTAGTTTGCAGTGGATCCTTGACAAACAGGATTTGATAAAAGAACGCCAGAAGGACCTGAAGTTTTTGGCAGAAGAAGAATATTGgaaattgcagattttttttgcCAATG TTATTCAAGCTTTAGGAGAACACCTGAAGCTTAGACAACAGGTTATAGCAACTGCTACTGTATACTTTAAGAGATTCTATGCCAG ATATTCACTTAAAAGTATAGATCCGGTTCTCATGGCTCCAACCTGTGTGTTCTTGGCATCCAAAGTAGAG gaATTTGGTGTTGTCTCAAATACCCGATTGATATCCGCTGCTACATCTGTAT taaaaactagATTTTCATATGCCTTCCCAAAGGAATTCCCATACAGGATGAATCAT ATACTGGAATGTGAATTCTATCTATTAGAACTAATG GATTGCTGTTTGATTGTGTATCACCCTTATAGACCTCTTCTCCAGTATGTACAGGATATGGGGCAAGAGGACATGTTGCTTCCTCTAGCATG GAGGATTGTGAATGACACATATAGGACAGACCTCTGTCTCTTGTATCCACCATTTATGATTGCACTAG CAAAAAGATGCAAGGCAGTGGTTTGCTGA